Proteins co-encoded in one Kocuria flava genomic window:
- a CDS encoding BCCT family transporter: MTKHLETGPASAPDHGNGYSDVDVTTGAINIPRFRGRHLPPLDRTIIAVLPPLLIIAVLVVVTLDPAGAAESISGARTFVTGNFTWLFILYSVVAVAVCLWLVFSRVGKVRLGGPDARPEHGKFAWYSMLFACGQGIGLIFWSVAEPIMLRDENPVVPAGPDGAGEGAMVWSYFHWGFTAWAMYCVVAVCLAYSHHNLGKTLTFREATVDILPKWSQRGAGVVVELLAISATVLGLATSFGFAAMQFSSGLGSFTGVSSGPGLWLVVILGLGGLTAVSAFFGINKGMKRVSELNSVLSIVLIAAVFVFGPTIFLLSNITQTFGSFLANFTAMSFWTDAGTSGRPLETWQDSWNGWWTVFIWCWVIAFSPFVAGFIARISRGRTIREFVIGVTVVPSLIVMIWIGVIGSAALYYDDRSDRGISGAVAADTSSGLFVMLESVPVIGSLLLVVATVLVATYYVTSLDSGAHALAEFVSAPRKAGPLFRVVLVASIGAVAVTLLTLGGTAVVDTVQTGTIIGAFPFSFIILLMIANLVRRLITRNREIVRLEREVNDPTPTAAERLAGARMEAGDLPPAPRAERAGPEQPGPERPSPNGTGPASARAGTEPAATGP; the protein is encoded by the coding sequence ATGACCAAGCACCTCGAGACCGGTCCGGCGTCCGCGCCGGACCACGGCAACGGGTACTCCGACGTCGACGTGACGACCGGGGCCATCAACATCCCGCGCTTCCGCGGCCGTCACCTGCCGCCCCTGGACCGGACCATCATCGCCGTCCTGCCGCCGCTGCTGATCATCGCCGTGCTGGTGGTCGTCACGCTCGACCCGGCCGGCGCCGCGGAGTCGATCTCCGGCGCGCGCACGTTCGTGACCGGCAACTTCACGTGGCTGTTCATCCTCTACTCGGTCGTGGCCGTGGCGGTGTGCCTGTGGCTGGTGTTCAGCCGGGTCGGCAAGGTCCGCCTCGGCGGCCCGGACGCCCGCCCCGAGCACGGGAAGTTCGCCTGGTACTCGATGCTCTTCGCCTGCGGACAGGGCATCGGCCTGATCTTCTGGTCCGTGGCCGAGCCCATCATGCTGCGCGACGAGAACCCGGTGGTGCCCGCCGGCCCGGACGGTGCCGGCGAGGGCGCCATGGTCTGGTCCTACTTCCACTGGGGCTTCACCGCGTGGGCGATGTACTGCGTGGTCGCCGTGTGCCTGGCCTACTCCCACCACAACCTGGGCAAGACCCTGACCTTCCGCGAGGCCACCGTGGACATCCTGCCCAAGTGGTCCCAGCGCGGGGCCGGCGTGGTCGTGGAGCTGCTCGCCATCAGCGCCACGGTCCTCGGCCTGGCCACCTCCTTCGGCTTCGCCGCCATGCAGTTCAGCTCCGGTCTTGGCTCCTTCACCGGGGTCTCCTCGGGCCCGGGCCTGTGGCTGGTCGTCATCCTCGGGCTGGGCGGGCTCACCGCCGTCTCGGCGTTCTTCGGGATCAACAAGGGCATGAAGCGCGTCAGCGAGCTCAACTCCGTGCTGAGCATCGTGCTGATCGCGGCCGTGTTCGTCTTCGGCCCCACGATCTTCCTGCTCTCGAACATCACCCAGACCTTCGGCTCCTTCCTCGCGAACTTCACCGCGATGAGCTTCTGGACCGACGCCGGCACCTCGGGCCGGCCGCTGGAGACCTGGCAGGACAGCTGGAACGGCTGGTGGACCGTGTTCATCTGGTGCTGGGTGATCGCCTTCAGCCCCTTCGTCGCCGGGTTCATCGCCCGCATCTCCCGCGGGCGCACGATCCGCGAGTTCGTCATCGGCGTCACCGTGGTCCCCTCCCTGATCGTCATGATCTGGATCGGCGTCATCGGCTCGGCCGCCCTGTACTACGACGACCGCAGCGACCGGGGCATCTCCGGGGCCGTGGCCGCCGACACCTCGAGCGGGCTGTTCGTGATGCTCGAGTCCGTGCCCGTCATCGGGTCCCTGCTGCTCGTGGTGGCGACCGTGCTCGTGGCCACCTACTACGTCACCTCGCTGGACTCCGGCGCCCACGCCCTGGCGGAGTTCGTCTCCGCCCCGCGCAAGGCCGGCCCCCTCTTCCGCGTCGTGCTCGTGGCCAGCATCGGGGCCGTGGCCGTCACGCTGCTGACCCTCGGCGGGACGGCCGTGGTGGACACGGTCCAGACCGGCACCATCATCGGCGCGTTCCCGTTCTCCTTCATCATCCTGCTCATGATCGCCAACCTGGTCCGCCGTCTGATCACCCGCAACCGGGAGATCGTGCGCCTGGAGCGGGAGGTCAACGACCCGACGCCCACCGCCGCGGAGCGCCTCGCCGGGGCCCGCATGGAGGCCGGGGACCTCCCGCCGGCCCCGCGCGCGGAACGGGCGGGGCCGGAGCAGCCGGGTCCGGAGCGGCCGAGCCCGAACGGCACCGGTCCGGCCTCCGCCCGGGCCGGCACCGAACCGGCGGCCACCGGCCCCTGA
- a CDS encoding creatininase, giving the protein MVSTRHLEDLDAASYEEYASTGHGLVLVPTGATEQHGPHMPLGVDAMLSTAVCAAVADDLDAVVAPAFRYGYKSQPRSGGGNHRVGTTSLSGQVLILQTRDVVSEFFRHGIRRVVVVNGHFENYQFLYEGLDLAVREHRDDDGGPVRALLLSYWDFVDEQTLEAVFPDGFLGWDIEHGGVLETSLMLHLHPGKVDMSRAPVHPPAELTPYDVFPEDPARTPGSGCLSSPAGATAERGELLLNAVRAGIARAVSSEFGK; this is encoded by the coding sequence GTGGTCAGCACCCGCCACCTCGAAGACCTCGACGCCGCCTCGTACGAGGAGTACGCGTCCACCGGCCACGGCCTGGTGCTCGTGCCCACCGGGGCCACCGAGCAGCACGGCCCCCACATGCCGCTGGGGGTGGACGCGATGCTCTCCACCGCCGTCTGCGCCGCGGTCGCCGACGACCTCGACGCCGTGGTCGCCCCGGCGTTCCGCTACGGCTACAAGTCCCAGCCGCGCTCCGGCGGCGGCAACCACCGCGTGGGCACCACGAGCCTGTCGGGGCAGGTGCTGATCCTGCAGACCCGCGACGTGGTCTCCGAGTTCTTCCGCCACGGCATCCGCCGGGTCGTGGTCGTCAACGGCCACTTCGAGAACTACCAGTTCCTCTACGAGGGCCTCGACCTGGCCGTGCGCGAGCACCGCGACGACGACGGCGGGCCGGTGCGGGCGCTGCTGCTGTCCTACTGGGACTTCGTCGACGAGCAGACCCTGGAGGCCGTCTTCCCCGACGGCTTCCTCGGCTGGGACATCGAGCACGGCGGCGTGCTCGAGACCTCCCTGATGCTCCACCTGCACCCCGGGAAGGTCGACATGTCCCGGGCCCCGGTCCACCCCCCGGCCGAGCTGACCCCCTACGACGTGTTCCCCGAGGACCCGGCCCGCACCCCGGGCTCGGGCTGCCTCTCCTCACCGGCAGGCGCCACCGCGGAGCGGGGCGAGCTGCTGCTCAACGCCGTGCGGGCAGGCATCGCCCGCGCGGTCTCCAGCGAGTTCGGGAAGTGA